Proteins encoded by one window of Arachis hypogaea cultivar Tifrunner chromosome 1, arahy.Tifrunner.gnm2.J5K5, whole genome shotgun sequence:
- the LOC112708997 gene encoding calcium sensing receptor, chloroplastic — MEISAIMASATPRPSLPIPTPSSSSSSPSSSTLVSNSKLPLLKRSSHITLPTSTTISLLALFSPPHEAKAALTIPKDQIVSSLNDVEKTIDQVQVVGSSFLDAAQRVLEIVGNALKPGIDAAMPIVQQAGEEALKIASPAISEASKKAQEALQSTGVDPQPVITAAKTVVDTAQQTTKVIEGAKPIASATVETISSSDPTVIAGTAGALFIAYLLLPPIWSAITFNFRGYKGELTPAQTLDLISTQNYFMIDIRSEKDKDKAGVPRLPSSAKNRMIAIPLEELPSKLRGLVRNVKKVEAELAALKISYLKKINKGSNIVIMDSYSDSAKIVARTLTNLGFKNTWIVADGFSGNKGWLQSRLGTDSYFSSFAEVLSPSRVIPAAVRGFGTTSQSSAKLLPGAD, encoded by the exons ATGGAGATTAGTGCCATCATGGCTTCAGCAACTCCAAGACCTTCTCTTCCAATTCcaactccatcttcttcttcttcttctccttcttcttcaacatTAGTCTCAAACTCCAAGTTGCCATTGTTGAAGCGTTCATCACACATAACACTTCCAACCTCAACTACCATTTCACTTCTCGCACTCTTTTCACCACCCCATGAAGCCAAAGCAGCTCTCACCATCCCCAAGGACCAGATTGTCTCTTCTCTCAACGAT GTGGAGAAGACGATTGATCAGGTTCAGGTGGTGGGTTCGAGTTTCCTTGATGCGGCACAGCGTGTTTTGGAGATTGTGGGGAATGCTTTGAAGCCTGGAATCGATGCGGCGATGCCGATTGTGCAGCAGGCTGGGGAGGAGGCCTTGAAGATAGCTTCCCCTGCCATCTCTGAAGCTTCCAAGAAGGCACAAGAAGCACTCCAAAGCACTGGTGTTGATCCCCAACCTGTCATCACTGCTGCCAAG ACAGTCGTGGACACTGCACAACAAACAACCAAGGTGATTGAAGGCGCGAAGCCAATAGCTTCGGCGACAGTTGAAACAATATCTTCTTCAGATCCTACTGTGATTGCTGGAACAGCTGGAGCACTCTTTATTGCGTACCTCTTACTTCCTCCGATTTGGTCTGCCATCACCTTCAACTTCCGTGGTTACAAAG GTGAGCTTACGCCTGCTCAAACCCTCGATCTGATATCAACACAAAACTACTTCATGATTGATATTAGGTCAGAGAAAGATAAGGACAAGGCCGGTGTTCCCCGCCTTCCGTCTAGTGCGAAAAACAGAATGATTGCCATTCC ATTGGAAGAACTCCCAAGCAAGCTCAGAGGACTTGTTAGGAATGTGAAGAAAGTGGAAGCTGAACTAGCAGCTTTGAAGATTTCTTACTTGAAGAAAATCAACAAAGGCTCCAACATTGTGATCATGGACTC GTACTCGGACTCGGCGAAAATAGTAGCAAGAACATTAACGAACCTCGGTTTCAAGAACACGTGGATTGTGGCAGACGGGTTCTCGGGGAACAAAGGGTGGTTACAGAGTAGACTAGGAACAGATTCTTATTTCTCTTCGTTTGCAGAGGTGTTGTCTCCATCAAGAGTCATCCCTGCAGCTGTTAGAGGTTTTGGAACAACCTCCCAATCAAGTGCCAAGCTTCTTCCTGGAGCTGAttga
- the LOC112782374 gene encoding tetraspanin-11-like: MRFQISNTVVGALNILSLLLGLSALATSAYIHFHGGDGASDCQKVLQYPLLIAGVFIIIISTLGIVGSLCRINFALYAYLLITFLLIVAMILFTIFALFVTNKKVGQQVSTRAYGEYVVTDFSHWLQHYVVNNKNWDEVKSCLMDAGVCHDLAIHGGFNHSNEDLFFKHLSTTQVGCCKPPANCGFKMKNATYWEAPKTGASWANNSDCKIWSNKEDKLCYDCNSCKGGVLANIRNQWKHLTIFNSVVCVLVTAIYVLGCFAIRNNRIDMYNKNHTHP; this comes from the exons ATGAGGTTCCAAATAAGCAACACCGTAGTGGGTGCTCTCAACATTCTATCTCTCCTGCTTGGTCTCTCTGCCCTTGCAACCTCCGCTTACATTCACTTTCACGGAGGTGATGGTGCCTCTGATTGCCAGAAGGTTCTCCAGTATCCTCTCCTCATTGCTGGAgttttcattatcatcatctctaCGCTTGGCATAGTAGGCTCCCTATGCCGCATCAACTTCGCATTGTATGCCTATCTGCTCATCACCTTCCTTCTTATTGTGGCTATGATTCTCTTTACCATTTTTGCCCTCTTTGTAACAAACAAGAAGGTTGGCCAGCAAGTCTCTACCAGAGCCTATGGCGAGTACGTGGTCACTGATTTCTCTCACTGGCTTCAGCATTACGTTGTCAACAACAAAAATTGGGATGAAGTTAAGAGTTGCTTGATGGATGCTGGTGTTTGCCATGATCTTGCTATCCACGGTGGCTTCAACCATAGCAATGAAGATCTCTTTTTCAAGCACTTGTCCACCACGCAG GTAGGGTGTTGTAAGCCACCTGCGAATTGTGGATTCAAGATGAAGAATGCTACATACTGGGAAGCTCCAAAGACAGGAGCAAGTTGGGCAAATAATTCAGATTGCAAGATTTGGAGTAACAAAGAGGACAAACTTTGTTATGATTGCaattcatgcaaaggtggggtgTTGGCCAATATAAGGAACCAGTGGAAGCATCTCACCATATTCAACTCTGTTGTGTGTGTGCTTGTAACCGCCATTTATGTTTTGGGATGCTTTGCCATAAGGAACAACCGCATCGACATGTACAACAAGAACCACACACACCCTTGA
- the LOC112771135 gene encoding uncharacterized protein: MSSDSSSSGVQFPAMNATQFAAFFNQIAAIQSHISKNANSSQDPTNPYFILPSESPDIPLTSVVLIGSNYRAWSRAMLLALKSKNKLKFIYGSIEKPDSSDPLFEVWERCNTYVVAYEIWDELKRRYYQGDKFRVAELYEEVYALRQGDMNVTNYYTKLKSIWEEINNFIILPQCNYDKRCSCALSVIRMQREEDKVTKFLRGLNDQHSTVRSQIMLMDSLPNLNAVFAMITQQERQFLSPDSTSDIKVLASSAHPLNIASPLLGRGRRRGRGGRLQLGRGQGDISRQQCTFCNKTRHGVDTCYKKHDPPPQL, from the exons ATGAGCTCTGATTCAAGTTCTAGTGGAGTGCAATTTCCCGCCATGAACGCAACTCAGTTTGCTGCATTCTTCAATCAAATCGCAGCGATCCAATCGCACATCAGCAAAAACGCGAATTCGAGTCAGGATCCTACAAATCCGTACTTCATTCTCCCATCTGAGAGTCCAGATATACCTCTCACTTCTGTTGTTTTGATTGGATCGAACTATAGAGCTTGGAGTAGAGCTATGCTGTTAGCTCTTAAATCgaaaaataaactgaaattcaTATATGGTAGTATTGAGAAACCGGATAGCTCAGATCCACTGTTTGAGGTGTGGGAGAGGTGCAACACATATGTTGTTG CCTATGAGATATGGGATGAGCTAAAGCGTAGATATTATCAGGGGGACAAATTTCGAGTGGCTGAATTATATGAGGAAGTGTATGCACTCAGGCAAGGAGACATGAATGTGACAAATTACTATACCAAGCTCAAGTCAATTTGGGAAGAAATCAACAATTTCATAATCTTGCCACAATGTAACTATGATAAAAGGTGTTCGTGCGCCTTATCTGTAATTAGAATGCAAAGAGAGGAAGATAAGGTGACAAAGTTTCTTCGAGGTTTAAATGATCAACACTCCACCGTTCGATCACAAATAATGCTCATGGATAGTTTACCAAATCTGAATGCAGTCTTTGCTATGATCACGCAGCAAGAACGGCAGTTTCTCAGTCCTGACTCTACCTCGGACATTAAGGTTTTGGCTAGCTCTGCTCATCCCTTGAACATTGCATCGCCTTTGCTAGGTAGAGGAAGAAGGAGAGGTAGAGGAGGTAGACTTCAGCTTGGGAGAGGACAAGGCGACATAAGTAGGCAGCAGTGCACTTTTTGCAACAAGACTAGACATGGTGTTGATACCTGTTATAAGAAACACGATCCCCCCCCCCAACTTTAG
- the LOC112771066 gene encoding putative F-box protein At1g67623, protein MRNINKNMQRPIFKKKNKPSSSSTIKSLPKELLVEIVASVASHSIIDLHNVKKSCKDFLEAAEDNYVYRRVSLDKFSFIPRFSNDKELSFLKRCKENQNTESLYREGLRECLWNGNAEGLRLLDMAAKEGHKEAKYVYGIILLYSSRQDEKLIELGLRHLRFLRESKCVVRTRKKVEEFVRIIMWKNNGMIISWVNRKLPLCPFKNTCKGWRVKKGRWTLHDDDDDDIFIDSCEYCRWDYELKFLAFMD, encoded by the coding sequence ATGAGAAACATAAACAAGAACATGCAACGAccaatttttaagaagaagaatAAACCATCCTCTTCTTCGACCATAAAATCACTTCCGAAAGAATTATTGGTAGAGATAGTTGCAAGTGTAGCCTCTCATTCTATCATTGACCTCCACAACGTGAAGAAGAGTTGTAAGGATTTTCTTGAAGCTGCGGAAGACAACTATGTTTATCGGCGAGTCTCTCTGGACAAATTTTCTTTCATTCCAAGGTTTTCCAACGATAAAGAATTGTCATTCTTGAAGCGTTGCAAGGAAAATCAAAACACAGAAAGCTTGTATAGAGAAGGGTTGCGAGAATGCTTATGGAATGGGAACGCTGAAGGTCTTAGGCTTTTGGATATGGCGGCTAAAGAGGGTCATAAAGAAGCAAAATATGTGTACGGCATAATCTTGTTGTATTCATCAAGACAAGATGAAAAGTTGATAGAATTAGGGTTACGGCATTTGCGTTTCTTGAGAGAATCTAAGTGTGTTGTAAGAACAAGGAAAAAGGTAGAAGAATTCGTTAGAATAATAATGTGGAAAAATAATGGAATGATTATTAGTTGGGTAAATAGAAAATTACCTTTATGTCCCTTCAAGAACACATGCAAAGGGTGGAGAGTGAAAAAAGGACGATGGACATTACatgatgatgacgacgatgaTATTTTTATTGACTCGTGTGAATATTGTAGATGGGATTACGAGTTAAAGTTCTTAGCTTTTATGGATTGA
- the LOC112709002 gene encoding protein CHAPERONE-LIKE PROTEIN OF POR1, chloroplastic, with protein sequence MLSLTLSPPNSTSFLHNKLLLRGNTGKRTKFCYVPIRTRCAVDTPYGGNVQKFPRRSVWDPYKRLGISRDASEEEIWGSRNFLLQQYSGHEASEESIEAAFEKLLMASFKQRKKTKINLKSRLKKKVEESPPWVKNLLNFVELPPTEVILRRLFLFAFMGAWSIMNSAETGPAFQVAISLAACIYFLNEKTKSLGRACIIGFGALVGGWISGSLAVPNIPSMLLRPTWTLELLTSLFVYLFLFLACTFLK encoded by the exons ATGCTCTCTCTTACTCTTTCCCCTCCTAATTCCACCTCCTTCCTCCACAATAAAtt GTTGCTGCGAGGAAATACGGGGAAGCGGACAAAGTTTTGCTATGTTCCAATTCGTACCAGATGTGCGGTTGATACGCCTTATGGAG GTAATGTCCAAAAGTTCCCTCGGCGTAGCGTTTGGGATCCTTACAAACGCCTTGGTATTAGTCGAGATGCATCTGAAGAAGAGATTTGGGGATCAAGAAATTTTCTGTTGCAGCAATATTCTGGACATGAGGCCAGTGAAGAGTCAATCGAGGCTGCTTTTGAAAAACTATTGATGGCTAGTTTCAAACAGaggaagaaaacaaaaatcaactTGAAAAGCAGGTTGAAGAAGAAAGTAGAGGAGTCTCCACCATGGGTTAAGAACTTGCTCAATTTTGTTGAGCTTCCACCAACTGAAGTCATCCTCAGAAGATTATTTCTCTTCGCCTTCATGGGTGCTTGGAGTATCATGAATTCTGCTGAAACGGGACCTGCTTTTCAG GTCGCAATCTCTTTGGCTGCTTGCATATATTTTCTCAATGAAAAGACAAAGAGCTTGGGTAGAGCCTGCATTATTGG GTTTGGGGCCCTAGTGGGCGGATGGATTTCTGGTTCATTGGCGGTACCCAACATTCCGTCTATGTTGCTGCGCCCAACCTGGACACTCGAACTCTTAACATCATTATTCGTTTACTTGTTCTTGTTCCTCGCCTGTACTTTCCTCAAGTGA